GCTGGTCTCGGCAATTTGCCGCACGCTCGCTTCGTCAAAGCAAGCGCCGGATTCCATCGCCGCAATCAAGCTATCCAAAGCCTGCCGATGTTGGCTATTGTCGATATTGATCACCGGCAGATAGGAACTGCCGACGAACACAATCTTGTCGGCTCGCGCCTGATTGTTACCGGCATGAAACACCACATCGTCTATCACAAAATGTAAGCGTTGCACCAAGGCGGCCTGGCGTTGCTCCAGATAACGATCAAACAACGGCGAAATCGAGAAATTGAAATCCCTGGCTCGCCATTTCAGCGGCTGGGAATCTTTCAATTGCGGCATCAAATCCTGCCACCAGACGATATTGACAATATCGTCGTGCATGAAACTGTTGTTCAAGCTATTGACGTACAAGCAGGCATGCGGGTCGAAATCGATATATTTTTCCAGCATATCGACCATATTGCTGCCTTCCATGTCGTTATCCTGAATGTAAAACAGCACCTCCCAACCCAGAGCGGCAAAGGCCTTGGCCAAGCCTTGCGAGCTATATTGCATAACGGTGGTCAAACGACTCGTCGGGATAAATATCCGCGGCGGCCGATTGCCGACCCAACGCGGTGGCAAGGCCTTGGCTTTGTTCAGCAATTGTTGGATCAACCACAGTCGCCTGCGCTTGATCGATTCACCGGCTGCGGCAATATCCTGCCGGATGGCGGCCTTAACCACCTCTTCCAAGCCGTCGGGAATATCAATATTTTCCGGAATACGCAAACGGGAGCGGATGAAAAATTCCTCGTAATCCGGCAATTCCAGATGTATCAAGTTCGGTAAGTCCGATTCGGGCAACTCGCCCCGGTAATAGCAAATCTGCAAACCGTCTATGGTGGGATGGCCGCAAGACACTCGATTGGCCTGCTTTGCCACGTTTAACGCCTGGAGCGGATCGATAAAATAGGTATCGAAATGCACATAGTCCGGCACGCGGTATTGATTGCGGTACTGCATCACTTCGTCAATGACATCGCGGGGCATGTCGTTGAAATGTACGGCGCCGTCTTGAGAAATGGCGATCAGTTGCGGTATCGGTAATGAGTTGTGCGAAAAAAACTCGACAAACTTGTCGGCGGGAACCTGAATAAAATTCGGCAACACAATATCGGTCAACAGCCCGTCGTAATAGCAATATTGCCGGCGCACACTGCCGGATTCGTCGACGATGCTCTGTTGCTTGGACGCCTCCGCGTAGGCGTCCTCTATATTCAGAAAAAATATGTCCTTAACCGCCGAATTCATCGTGCATTCCAGCGCAATCAAATGAAGTTAATGTGTTCCGGCGGATTCTTCAAATCCCACAAAAACTTGTTCACATAATCCTGCCGGCAACCGATGGCGCAGTCTTTATGCACATCCACCGACTCTGCCACGTCTCTATGTACCTGCCAATATCGTTCGCTGGTTGCAACCAAGTCGTAAAAGGAATCGGTGTGCAAATCGCCTATGTAAAAACGCTCTTTGTTAAAAAACGGTCCGCAAGGATAGATTTTGCCGTTGCCGGAAATCTGCAATAAGAACGGTGTGCCGAAACATTGGTCGTATTTGCGGTAGCCATCCTTGTAAAGATTGGTTTCGCCAGCCGCATTGATCTTGTTCCATTTGGCTTGAACCACGTAGGTGTCATTACTCAGCGCCTCGGCTTGTTTCAGGATATCGCCGATTTTTAGGTAGGCGTCATAGTCGATGCCGATCTCTTTGTATTCAGAGTCGGAACAATGCTTGATCACAAAGTAATCGACGCCCAATTCGGCGCCCAGCTTGGCTTCAGCCAACACCTCATCGAAGCATTCCGGAATCAGCACCATCTGCAAACCCAGTGTGCATTTGTAGTTGTTTTCTTTTTTGATTTTCACCAATTCGCGGATCTTATCGATCAACAAGTGAAAATTGACTTCCTTGGATTGATGCACTCGCCTGAAGCCTTCCGGGGTACCGGCGGATAGATTAAAGCGGATGTAACTCATATTTTTCAGTAAGTCGTGAGCCCGATCCATATCCAACAACAAACCATTCGTGGCCATCGCGGTATCGATACCCAGTTCGCCGGCCAGCACAGTAGCATCGTAGAGGGTCGGGTTCAGCGTCGGTTCGCCGTCGCCGATAAATCCCAAGGAGCGCACCCCCAATTTGCCGCAGTCGCGGACAAAATTGAGCAGCGCTTCGCGGCCAATCATGGTGCCCTTGGTCATGTTCTGTACCACCGCATAGCAATACAGACAGGCGGTATTGCAAAACTTGGTCAGCCCCATATCGATATGCACTGGTGCAAAGCGTTGGCCGTTTTGCCAGGCCTGCACCCTATCCAAATGATGTATCATTTTGTGTCCGTCGAAACGGAAGCGTTCGCGCTGAGTGCGGAAACTGGGGCCGGTAAACTGGTTGGGGACATGCTGTTCATGTTCATTACCCGCTTCCAGGCGAATGATACCCTCCTGGTCGTCGTGCGAAATACTCTGCAATTTTTGTCCGGGCAATTTCGCCAACTGGCTGGTGTCGATCACCTGATATTCGTTCGACAAGGCGCTGCGGTCCACGATGTTATTGGAGGTACGCAATTTATGCCCGGGTTGACTGAACATCGGCACATTGTCGGGTATATCGGTCACGGCGCTGTTGCCGAAACGATTGGTTTGTTCAATTTTAGCCATGGTCTGATGCTCTTTTTTATGCGTTAAAACGGGCCGACGAAACTGCGGTCGGGTTGATCTTTGGGCAAATCGGACTGCAAAGCACCGATTACCGAGGCTGTTAATTCTGATCGACCTACCATGTCCAACACGGCACTGGCGATCTGCTCGGCGCCAGGATAGTACTCGTTGGCGACAAAATGCGAGGTCGGCACCGGATGGTTGGGATAAGCAATCAAGCGCGGCGCTTGTTGTAAACCATGTCCATGGGCCAACACCAGTTTGGATAGCAACTGATGACCAATTGACGCCATTTCCGGCGCGCAATCCGCTACTAGCAATTTGCCGCCGGTTTTTGCCAGCGATCCGGCAACGCTATCCACATCCAAGCTGCTGACGCAACGCATATCCAAGACTTCGGCGTCGACACCATACCTAGCCAATACCGTGGCGGCTTTCAAGGCTTCTATGCTCATGTGCGAGAATGCTACCAAGGTAATATCGGTGCCTTGCCGCAGCAAAGCCGCGCCGGACAACTCGGCCGCCGGACGATGTTTGTCGACCTCACCTTGGACATGGTGTAACCAGCGGTGTTCGATAAACAGCACCGGACTATTATCGGCAATCGCGTCCAGCATAAAATGGTAGGCATCGCCAGCCGTGGTCGGCATCACCACTTTCAAGCCCGGCACTTGCGCAAACATGGCTTGCAGACTTTGCGAATGTTGCGGCCCCTGCCCCCAACCGCGACCAATGATGACGCGAATTACCAACGGCACTTTTTGTTGGCCGTCAAACATGTAATGCCACTTGGCGGCGTTATTGATCAACTGATCGACCGACAGCAAGGCAAAATCGATACGCTGATGTACCAGCACCGGCCGCATGCCGGCCAAGGCCGCGCCGATACAAATACCAGTCATGCCGTTTTCCGCCAAAGGCATGTCAAACACCCGCTCGGCGCCGTACTTCTCGCGCAAACCCTGAGTTGTAGCAAAGATGGTCTTCGGGTCCGGCACGCCCTCACCAATCAACAACATCTCCGGATGCTTGGCTAAGGCATCGTCCAAGGCTTCGCGGATCGCCTCGCCGTACGTCATCATCCTTACATCACGCATACAGATGCTGCCTCATACTTTCTATAGTTGGGCGAGTACCTTGCAAGGCCCAGGAAAATGCTTGCTCGATTTCATCGGCCAAGCGGGTTTCCATTTGCGCTAGTTCGGCATCATCACTCAACTGCGCATCAAGCAAGGTCTGCCGGGTTTGCAGCAGGGGACAGCGCAATTTCCACTCGGCCAATTCACCGGGGCTGCGATAGCCCAAATCGTCGTCTTCGTTGGGCCCGCAGTGTTCCGGCCAGCGGTGAGTATGCAATTCCAAAAACTGCGGGCCCAAGCCATTCCTGGTGTTGCCAACCGCTATTCGCGCCAGTTCATATACTTCATCGACCCGATTACCGTCGCCGCTAACCGCGTTCAAGCCGTGGGCGGCGGCTATTTTATAAATATCGCGTTTGGGTTGGCGTTCGGCCAACGGTGTCATCACCGAGTATTGATTGTTCTCGCAGATAAACAGCAACGGCAATTGTTTCAACACCGCAAAATTCATCGTTTCGTGCATCACGCCTTCTTCAAAGCAGCCGTCCCCGAAGAAAATCACCACCACGTTGGTCGCTTCCGGCATCCTGCCTCCCGCGACACTGGCACATCCCAGTGCGGCGCCGGATTTTTTCATCTGCTCGGCCCAGGCATAACCGGCGGCTAATGGCACGGTGCCGCCGACGATAGGCGTGGACGCAACAAACCCGGCTTTCAGGTCGGTCAAATGCATCGACCCACCCCGGCCGCCGCAGCAGCCTTCGGCATAGCCGTACAACTCCGCCAGCAGGCGCGGCAAATCACCGCCTTTAGCCAAATAATGGCCGTGGCCGCGATGATTGCTGAACACCTTGTCCTGGTTGGTCAAATGCGCGCTAACCCCCACTGCAATAGCTTCTTCACCGATGCAAAGATGGGTGGGACAACGCATTTGCTGTTCGGCATAGCGCCGGGCAATCGCTTCCTCGGCACGGCGGATGCGCAACATTTGATAATACAGCTGCTTCAAATCGGCAGGCGCGGAGTTCATGTCTGTCATTTCAACAAGGTGGTAATGTATTTGAATAAAGCCACTGCCCGCACCGGTTCGCGGTTACAGACAATCTGCACATCCAGCGCGGCCGCGGCGCTACCGGCGAACAAGGCTTGCTCCGGCGACAGCCCGCCACCCAAGCACAAGCCAGCTACGGACAGGAAGGCGTCGCCGGCCCCAATCCGATCCACCACTTTGGAGGACAAGGCGGGAATCTTGTATGCGGTTTTGGTTTGATCCAGCATCAACGCACCTTTAGTACCGCGGGTGATGGCGATATGCTGTGCACTTAATTTGTCGGCCAACTGGCCGGCCAATTCCTCAATGGCAGCACCTCTATCGTGGCTCGCTAGCCGTAACTCCGGCTCGTTCAATGACAAGAAATCCGCGTTCGGATAACGTGTGATCAAGTGATACCCCCGATTGCCGCTGTTAACCTGCGCATTCACCGCCAGATATTTAGCGCCTTTGGACAAGGCCGCAACCATTTGATTGGAGATAAAGCCGTTACCGAAATCCGGCACGATCACCACATCGTAATCGCGCAAATGTTTGTCCAGCCAAGCCACG
The window above is part of the Methylomonas sp. ZR1 genome. Proteins encoded here:
- a CDS encoding radical SAM protein, which encodes MAKIEQTNRFGNSAVTDIPDNVPMFSQPGHKLRTSNNIVDRSALSNEYQVIDTSQLAKLPGQKLQSISHDDQEGIIRLEAGNEHEQHVPNQFTGPSFRTQRERFRFDGHKMIHHLDRVQAWQNGQRFAPVHIDMGLTKFCNTACLYCYAVVQNMTKGTMIGREALLNFVRDCGKLGVRSLGFIGDGEPTLNPTLYDATVLAGELGIDTAMATNGLLLDMDRAHDLLKNMSYIRFNLSAGTPEGFRRVHQSKEVNFHLLIDKIRELVKIKKENNYKCTLGLQMVLIPECFDEVLAEAKLGAELGVDYFVIKHCSDSEYKEIGIDYDAYLKIGDILKQAEALSNDTYVVQAKWNKINAAGETNLYKDGYRKYDQCFGTPFLLQISGNGKIYPCGPFFNKERFYIGDLHTDSFYDLVATSERYWQVHRDVAESVDVHKDCAIGCRQDYVNKFLWDLKNPPEHINFI
- a CDS encoding alpha-ketoacid dehydrogenase subunit beta, producing the protein MRDVRMMTYGEAIREALDDALAKHPEMLLIGEGVPDPKTIFATTQGLREKYGAERVFDMPLAENGMTGICIGAALAGMRPVLVHQRIDFALLSVDQLINNAAKWHYMFDGQQKVPLVIRVIIGRGWGQGPQHSQSLQAMFAQVPGLKVVMPTTAGDAYHFMLDAIADNSPVLFIEHRWLHHVQGEVDKHRPAAELSGAALLRQGTDITLVAFSHMSIEALKAATVLARYGVDAEVLDMRCVSSLDVDSVAGSLAKTGGKLLVADCAPEMASIGHQLLSKLVLAHGHGLQQAPRLIAYPNHPVPTSHFVANEYYPGAEQIASAVLDMVGRSELTASVIGALQSDLPKDQPDRSFVGPF
- a CDS encoding thiamine pyrophosphate-dependent dehydrogenase E1 component subunit alpha, whose translation is MTDMNSAPADLKQLYYQMLRIRRAEEAIARRYAEQQMRCPTHLCIGEEAIAVGVSAHLTNQDKVFSNHRGHGHYLAKGGDLPRLLAELYGYAEGCCGGRGGSMHLTDLKAGFVASTPIVGGTVPLAAGYAWAEQMKKSGAALGCASVAGGRMPEATNVVVIFFGDGCFEEGVMHETMNFAVLKQLPLLFICENNQYSVMTPLAERQPKRDIYKIAAAHGLNAVSGDGNRVDEVYELARIAVGNTRNGLGPQFLELHTHRWPEHCGPNEDDDLGYRSPGELAEWKLRCPLLQTRQTLLDAQLSDDAELAQMETRLADEIEQAFSWALQGTRPTIESMRQHLYA